A single genomic interval of Gemmatimonadota bacterium harbors:
- a CDS encoding acyl carrier protein — MATTADRIRKLIEDNLEVDGQPIALPDDLNISLSDAGVSSVDILAFAKLVAEEFNMEFSPQDCVDVKTVQELVSRLDAAA; from the coding sequence ATGGCAACGACCGCTGATCGTATCAGAAAACTCATCGAGGACAACCTGGAGGTCGACGGGCAACCCATCGCGTTGCCGGATGATCTCAACATCAGTCTTTCGGATGCTGGCGTTTCCTCCGTGGACATTCTTGCGTTTGCCAAGCTTGTCGCCGAGGAATTCAACATGGAATTCTCCCCTCAGGATTGTGTCGACGTCAAGACGGTGCAGGAGCTGGTCAGCCGCCTGGACGCCGCCGCCTGA
- a CDS encoding alpha/beta hydrolase, which translates to MALEQTWIVPDPHSSCEVRLDDETVTVLRRHGNPQGPRLVLSHGNGLAIDLYYPFWSLLTDDYDLILYDQRNHGWNTVGDQQKHDVPTLIHDQCLILKAIDDQFGQKPKVGVYHSVSALITLLSISTFKDLISSGPAIDFAGLVLFDPPLCKPGISQVEFDAAAEQVAAATRRRGHLFQTEEDFVEILSYSPSFVHVVPGGRELMAKTTLRKTEKGDGFELRCPREYEAQIIDYSRSYSVLVDFDELACPTKVVGADPTLPYSYLPTLDLRDMVTVDYDFLPETTHFFPLEQPGECVSLLRDFLESNGLAHPA; encoded by the coding sequence ATGGCGCTAGAACAGACCTGGATCGTACCCGATCCCCATTCATCGTGTGAAGTCCGCCTCGACGATGAGACCGTGACCGTGCTGCGCAGGCATGGGAATCCGCAAGGACCACGCCTCGTCCTGAGCCACGGCAACGGACTCGCCATTGACCTTTACTATCCTTTCTGGTCTCTTCTCACCGACGACTACGATCTGATCCTATACGACCAGCGAAATCACGGCTGGAATACCGTCGGCGATCAGCAGAAACACGATGTGCCGACGTTGATCCACGACCAGTGCCTGATCCTCAAGGCCATCGATGATCAATTCGGTCAGAAGCCGAAAGTCGGCGTATACCACTCCGTCTCGGCATTGATCACCCTGCTGTCCATCTCGACTTTCAAGGATCTGATTTCGTCGGGCCCGGCGATTGATTTCGCCGGACTGGTCCTATTCGATCCCCCCCTCTGCAAGCCAGGGATAAGCCAGGTTGAATTCGACGCCGCCGCGGAACAGGTCGCCGCCGCCACGAGACGCCGCGGGCATCTGTTTCAGACGGAAGAGGATTTCGTGGAGATCCTCAGTTACTCGCCCAGTTTCGTCCATGTCGTACCCGGGGGCCGGGAACTCATGGCGAAGACGACGCTGCGAAAGACCGAGAAGGGGGACGGTTTCGAATTGCGATGTCCGCGGGAATACGAGGCCCAGATCATCGACTATTCGAGAAGTTACTCGGTACTTGTGGATTTTGATGAACTTGCCTGCCCGACCAAGGTCGTCGGGGCGGACCCCACGCTCCCCTATTCCTACCTGCCGACCCTGGACCTGCGCGACATGGTGACGGTCGACTACGACTTCCTGCCTGAAACGACCCATTTCTTTCCACTGGAACAGCCGGGGGAATGCGTATCGTTGCTCCGGGATTTCCTCGAAAGCAACGGGCTGGCGCATCCGGCTTGA